The Lactuca sativa cultivar Salinas chromosome 2, Lsat_Salinas_v11, whole genome shotgun sequence genome includes a window with the following:
- the LOC111879838 gene encoding sorting nexin 2A — MMGSENQGFEEAQLYASREEMESLVLDDDDNNNNNNNDNISSSRSNGGANGDGSQHHHPLSSSLPFAEIPTTYDDDPLLSSPSAHKSPNAFNSFLEPPSYADAVFRSFDGDHGKQINGHGVVSTSSPSSSSDYLKISVTDPQKDQDLKNSLVPGGNTFVTYLITTWTNLPEFNGTEFSVRRRFKDVVTLSDRLSDSYRGFFIPLRPDKSVVESQVMQKQEFVEQRRMALEKYLRKLAAHPVIRRSEELRLFLQVQGKLPLMKTTDVASRMLDGAVKLPKQLFGESIVSAAVDPNEVSQPAKGGRDLLRIFKELRQSVTNDWGETKPPVVEEDKEFLEKKKKLQDFELELSNVSQQAESLVKAQQDIGETLGQLGLAFVKLTKFESEEAMFNSQKVRAADMKNVATSAVKASRLYRELNAQTVKHLDKLHEYLGVMLAVNNAYADRSNALLTVQTLLSELSNLNSRIEKLEAAASKIFGGDRSRVRKIEELKETMRVTDEAKNCAIREYERIKENNKNELHRLDKERHDDFFGMLKGFVANQAGYAEKMASVWETVANETSGYAKTF; from the exons ATGATGGGATCCGAGAATCAGGGCTTCGAAGAAGCCCAACTCTATGCATCTCGCGAAGAAATGGAGTCTCTTGTTCTTGACGACgacgataataataataataataataacgatAACATTTCGTCATCCAGATCCAACGGCGGTGCTAATGGAGATGGTAGTCAACATCACCATCCTCTCTCTTCATCCTTGCCGTTTGCGGAAATACCGACCACCTACGATGATGATCCTTTGTTATCTTCGCCGTCCGCCCACAAAAGCCCTAACGCGTTCAATTCGTTCCTTGAACCCCCTTCTTATGCGGATGCGGTATTCAGATCGTTCGACGGTGACCACGGCAAGCAAATTAATGGTCACGGTGTTGTGTCCACGTCTTCTCCGTCTTCCAGTTCCGATTACTTGAAGATTTCCGTTACGGATCCGCAGAAGGATCAAGATCTAAAAAATTCCCTTGTTCCTGGCGGAAACACCTTTGTGACCTACTTGATTACCACGTGGACAAATCTACCGGAGTTTAACGGAACTGAGTTTAGCGTCCGGCGACGGTTTAAAGACGTTGTGACGTTATCAGACCGGTTATCGGATTCATACCGAGGGTTTTTTATCCCGCTGAGGCCCGATAAAAGTGTTGTTGAGAGCCAAGTTATGCAAAAGCAAGAGTTTGTTGAGCAGAGGAGAATGGCTTTGGAGAAATACTTGAGAAAGCTAGCGGCGCATCCGGTGATAAGGAGAAGTGAGGAGTTGAGATTGTTTCTTCAGGTGCAAGGAAAGCTGCCATTGATGAAGACAACGGATGTAGCGTCAAGGATGCTTGACGGGGCAGTGAAGCTGCCCAAGCAATTGTTTGGGGAGTCCATTGTGTCTGCAGCTGTTGATCCCAACGAGGTCTCACAGCCGGCGAAAGGAGGGAGGGATTTGTTGAGGATTTTCAAGGAGTTGAGGCAGTCGGTTACAAATGACTGGGGTGAAACGAAGCCACCGGTGGTTGAAGAGGATAAGGAGtttttggagaagaagaagaaactgcAGGACTTCGAGCTGGAGTTGAGTAACGTATCTCAGCAG GCCGAGTCTCTTGTTAAAGCTCAACAAGACATTGGAGAGACCCTGGGGCAATTAGGGCTGGCATTTGTGAAACTCACCAAATTTGAATCCGAGGAAGCCATGTTCAACTCCCAAAAAGTGAGAGCTGCAGATATGAAAAACGTAGCTACATCTGCTGTTAAAGCCAGCAGATTATATCGGGAGTTGAATGCACAAACTGTCAAACATTTG GATAAGCTTCATGAATATCTTGGAGTAATGTTAGCTGTGAACAATGCATATGCAGATCGATCAAATGCTTTGTTGACAGTTCAGACTCTTCTTTCAGAGCTTTCAAATTTAAATTCCAGGATTGAGAAGCTTGAAGCAGCTGCTTCCAAGATATTTGGTGGTGACAGGTCTAGAGTTAGAAAAATTGAGGAGCTGAAAGAAACCATGAGGGTTACTGATGAAGCTAAAAATTGTGCAATTAGAGAATATGAACGGATAAAG GAGAATAATAAGAATGAGCTTCACAGACTTGACAAAGAAAGACATGATGACTTCTTTGGCATGTTGAAAGGATTTGTTGCTAACCAG GCAGGGTATGCAGAGAAGATGGCTAGTGTGTGGGAAACGGTTGCAAATGAAACAAGTGGATATGCAAAGACTTTTTAG